Proteins from a single region of Gorilla gorilla gorilla isolate KB3781 chromosome 16, NHGRI_mGorGor1-v2.1_pri, whole genome shotgun sequence:
- the LINGO1 gene encoding leucine-rich repeat and immunoglobulin-like domain-containing nogo receptor-interacting protein 1 isoform X3: MLAGGVRSMPSPLLACWQPILLLVLGSVLSGSATGCPPRCECSAQDRAVLCHRKRFVAVPEGIPTETRLLDLGKNRIKTLNQDEFASFPHLEELELNENIVSAVEPGAFNNLFNLRTLGLRSNRLKLIPLGVFTGLSNLTKLDISENKIVILLDYMFQDLYNLKSLEVGDNDLVYISHRAFSGLNSLEQLTLEKCNLTSIPTEALSHLHGLIVLRLRHLNINAIRDYSFKRLYRLKVLEISHWPYLDTMTPNCLYGLNLTSLSITHCNLTAVPYLAVRHLVYLRFLNLSYNPISTIEGSMLHELLRLQEIQLVGGQLAVVEPYAFRGLNYLRVLNVSGNQLTTLEESVFHSVGNLETLILDSNPLACDCRLLWVFRRRWRLNFNRQQPTCATPEFVQGKEFKDFPDVLLPNYFTCRRARIRDRKAQQVFVDEGHTVQFVCRADGDPPPAILWLSPRKHLVSAKSNGRLTVFPDGTLEVRYAQVQDNGTYLCIAANAGGNDSMPAHLHVRSYSPDWPHQPNKTFAFISNQPGEGEANSTRATVPFPFDIKTLIIATTMGFISFLGVVLFCLVLLFLWSRGKGNTKHNIEIEYVPRKSDAGISSADAPRKFNMKMI, encoded by the coding sequence ATGCTGGCGGGGGGCGTGAGGAGCATGCCCAGCCCCCTCCTGGCCTGCTGGCAGCCCATCCTCCTGCTGGTGCTGGGCTCAGTGCTGTCAGGCTCAGCCACGGGCTGCCCGCCCCGCTGCGAGTGCTCCGCCCAGGACCGCGCTGTGCTGTGCCACCGCAAGCGCTTTGTGGCAGTCCCCGAGGGCATCCCCACCGAGACGCGCCTGCTGGACCTAGGCAAGAACCGCATCAAAACGCTCAACCAGGACGAGTTCGCCAGCTTCCCGCACCTGGAGGAGCTGGAGCTCAACGAGAACATCGTGAGCGCCGTGGAGCCCGGCGCCTTCAACAACCTCTTCAACCTCCGGACGCTGGGTCTCCGCAGCAACCGCCTGAAGCTCATCCCGCTAGGCGTCTTCACTGGCCTCAGCAACCTGACCAAGCTGGACATCAGCGAGAACAAGATCGTTATCCTGCTGGACTACATGTTCCAGGACCTGTACAACCTCAAGTCACTGGAGGTTGGCGACAATGACCTCGTCTACATCTCCCACCGCGCCTTCAGCGGCCTCAACAGCCTGGAGCAGCTGACGCTGGAGAAATGCAACCTGACCTCCATCCCCACCGAGGCGCTGTCCCACCTGCACGGCCTCATCGTCCTGAGGCTCCGGCACCTCAACATCAATGCCATCCGGGACTACTCCTTCAAGAGGCTGTACCGACTCAAGGTCTTGGAGATCTCCCACTGGCCCTACTTGGACACCATGACACCCAACTGCCTCTACGGCCTCAACCTGACGTCCCTGTCCATCACACACTGCAATCTGACCGCTGTGCCCTACCTGGCCGTCCGCCACCTAGTCTATCTCCGCTTCCTCAACCTCTCCTACAACCCCATCAGCACCATTGAGGGCTCCATGTTGCATGAGCTGCTCCGGCTGCAGGAGATCCAGCTGGTGGGCGGGCAGCTGGCCGTGGTGGAGCCCTATGCCTTCCGCGGCCTCAACTACCTGCGCGTGCTCAATGTCTCTGGCAACCAGCTGACCACGCTGGAGGAATCAGTCTTCCACTCGGTGGGCAACCTGGAGACACTCATCCTGGACTCCAACCCGCTGGCCTGCGACTGTCGGCTCCTGTGGGTGTTCCGGCGCCGCTGGCGGCTCAACTTCAACCGGCAGCAGCCCACGTGCGCCACGCCCGAGTTTGTCCAGGGCAAGGAGTTCAAGGACTTCCCTGATGTGCTACTGCCCAACTACTTCACCTGCCGCCGCGCCCGCATCCGGGACCGCAAGGCCCAGCAGGTGTTTGTGGACGAGGGCCACACGGTGCAGTTTGTGTGCCGGGCCGATGGCGACCCGCCACCCGCCATCCTCTGGCTCTCACCCCGAAAGCACCTGGTCTCAGCCAAGAGCAATGGGCGGCTCACAGTCTTCCCTGATGGCACGCTGGAGGTGCGCTACGCCCAGGTACAGGACAACGGCACGTACCTGTGCATCGCGGCCAACGCGGGCGGCAACGACTCCATGCCCGCCCACCTGCATGTGCGCAGCTACTCGCCCGACTGGCCCCATCAGCCCAACAAGACCTTCGCTTTCATCTCCAACCAGCCGGGCGAGGGAGAGGCCAACAGCACCCGCGCCACTGTGCCTTTCCCCTTCGACATCAAGACCCTCATCATCGCCACCACCATGGGCTT
- the LINGO1 gene encoding leucine-rich repeat and immunoglobulin-like domain-containing nogo receptor-interacting protein 1 isoform X1: MQVSKRMLAGGVRSMPSPLLACWQPILLLVLGSVLSGSATGCPPRCECSAQDRAVLCHRKRFVAVPEGIPTETRLLDLGKNRIKTLNQDEFASFPHLEELELNENIVSAVEPGAFNNLFNLRTLGLRSNRLKLIPLGVFTGLSNLTKLDISENKIVILLDYMFQDLYNLKSLEVGDNDLVYISHRAFSGLNSLEQLTLEKCNLTSIPTEALSHLHGLIVLRLRHLNINAIRDYSFKRLYRLKVLEISHWPYLDTMTPNCLYGLNLTSLSITHCNLTAVPYLAVRHLVYLRFLNLSYNPISTIEGSMLHELLRLQEIQLVGGQLAVVEPYAFRGLNYLRVLNVSGNQLTTLEESVFHSVGNLETLILDSNPLACDCRLLWVFRRRWRLNFNRQQPTCATPEFVQGKEFKDFPDVLLPNYFTCRRARIRDRKAQQVFVDEGHTVQFVCRADGDPPPAILWLSPRKHLVSAKSNGRLTVFPDGTLEVRYAQVQDNGTYLCIAANAGGNDSMPAHLHVRSYSPDWPHQPNKTFAFISNQPGEGEANSTRATVPFPFDIKTLIIATTMGFISFLGVVLFCLVLLFLWSRGKGNTKHNIEIEYVPRKSDAGISSADAPRKFNMKMI, encoded by the coding sequence GTGAGCAAGAGGATGCTGGCGGGGGGCGTGAGGAGCATGCCCAGCCCCCTCCTGGCCTGCTGGCAGCCCATCCTCCTGCTGGTGCTGGGCTCAGTGCTGTCAGGCTCAGCCACGGGCTGCCCGCCCCGCTGCGAGTGCTCCGCCCAGGACCGCGCTGTGCTGTGCCACCGCAAGCGCTTTGTGGCAGTCCCCGAGGGCATCCCCACCGAGACGCGCCTGCTGGACCTAGGCAAGAACCGCATCAAAACGCTCAACCAGGACGAGTTCGCCAGCTTCCCGCACCTGGAGGAGCTGGAGCTCAACGAGAACATCGTGAGCGCCGTGGAGCCCGGCGCCTTCAACAACCTCTTCAACCTCCGGACGCTGGGTCTCCGCAGCAACCGCCTGAAGCTCATCCCGCTAGGCGTCTTCACTGGCCTCAGCAACCTGACCAAGCTGGACATCAGCGAGAACAAGATCGTTATCCTGCTGGACTACATGTTCCAGGACCTGTACAACCTCAAGTCACTGGAGGTTGGCGACAATGACCTCGTCTACATCTCCCACCGCGCCTTCAGCGGCCTCAACAGCCTGGAGCAGCTGACGCTGGAGAAATGCAACCTGACCTCCATCCCCACCGAGGCGCTGTCCCACCTGCACGGCCTCATCGTCCTGAGGCTCCGGCACCTCAACATCAATGCCATCCGGGACTACTCCTTCAAGAGGCTGTACCGACTCAAGGTCTTGGAGATCTCCCACTGGCCCTACTTGGACACCATGACACCCAACTGCCTCTACGGCCTCAACCTGACGTCCCTGTCCATCACACACTGCAATCTGACCGCTGTGCCCTACCTGGCCGTCCGCCACCTAGTCTATCTCCGCTTCCTCAACCTCTCCTACAACCCCATCAGCACCATTGAGGGCTCCATGTTGCATGAGCTGCTCCGGCTGCAGGAGATCCAGCTGGTGGGCGGGCAGCTGGCCGTGGTGGAGCCCTATGCCTTCCGCGGCCTCAACTACCTGCGCGTGCTCAATGTCTCTGGCAACCAGCTGACCACGCTGGAGGAATCAGTCTTCCACTCGGTGGGCAACCTGGAGACACTCATCCTGGACTCCAACCCGCTGGCCTGCGACTGTCGGCTCCTGTGGGTGTTCCGGCGCCGCTGGCGGCTCAACTTCAACCGGCAGCAGCCCACGTGCGCCACGCCCGAGTTTGTCCAGGGCAAGGAGTTCAAGGACTTCCCTGATGTGCTACTGCCCAACTACTTCACCTGCCGCCGCGCCCGCATCCGGGACCGCAAGGCCCAGCAGGTGTTTGTGGACGAGGGCCACACGGTGCAGTTTGTGTGCCGGGCCGATGGCGACCCGCCACCCGCCATCCTCTGGCTCTCACCCCGAAAGCACCTGGTCTCAGCCAAGAGCAATGGGCGGCTCACAGTCTTCCCTGATGGCACGCTGGAGGTGCGCTACGCCCAGGTACAGGACAACGGCACGTACCTGTGCATCGCGGCCAACGCGGGCGGCAACGACTCCATGCCCGCCCACCTGCATGTGCGCAGCTACTCGCCCGACTGGCCCCATCAGCCCAACAAGACCTTCGCTTTCATCTCCAACCAGCCGGGCGAGGGAGAGGCCAACAGCACCCGCGCCACTGTGCCTTTCCCCTTCGACATCAAGACCCTCATCATCGCCACCACCATGGGCTT